The DNA sequence gaaattggcatttttgagaaaatcagatacaaaaggtgttaaaattgcaaaattgcaaaacccaaggcccaatccactaatgcttggccggccacctttgtagctattttaagttgattttttcattattttaatgccatataattcaaatctaaccctagtggaatgctataaatagatagtgaaggcttcaggaaaataacacttttcttcagactttctgaatcagaaaaaaaaaaactgagccttctctctctccctatctttagctgaccactctctctcttcttcttcaatatatttcgaaatccttagtgattagagtagtgcccacacacatcaagcaatacctcaatcatagtgaggaagatcgtgaagaaagactttcagcaaaaggagtttcagcatcaaagattcagagaaagagatccaggttcagatattgataatgctctgctacagaaaggaatcaagggctagatatctgaacggaaggagtcattatattccgctgcacccaatgtaaggtttcttaaactttatatgtgtttaatttatcgttttagaaagttcttatttaggatgttaataaacatacttgtgagtagatctaagatcctggtaaaataatttccaacatgtaaatccagtgcactgataaaTCATGAGACTAAAtactttgaagcatataatcacaatcattttCCACTAtgatgacatcactgtaattgtggaTTACTATATGTTTtgaatttaatagaatttatgtaataaacatataatcatgaaagtaatcacgtgaaccatgcaacataaaatgatttattaattaataaatctgattatattaaaatgagttttttttAGGGTAAAAAAATCCCAGCACTATTAAtatttcagcaaaaaaaaaataagaataataaaagaACCTACAATTAACacgttaatttttttatctacTCTTTCTGGGAGCTCATCTTCTAATAGCGATGTTAGGATAAAAATATTGCTCTTCTGAGGTTCATTCGCAAATGCCCACCCCCAAATTCAAATATCTGGTTGTCCGAGAGATtactcatctgaaagatagaagatcttttcaacGTGTTGTGTGTGCAATTTAAGGAGGAGTGTCCTCAAACAGATAACAATTTCAGATTGCAAAAAATATCAACAAAAActaacactaaaataaaacaaagtctCAAGGTATTCAAATGCACAAACATTAAATCACTGTGAAACACCCAATCATTTGGTGAACACTTCATTTCAAACTCTGTAAGAGTCTGAAATCATAGTCTGGTACCAAACTCTGTGCGAACAATCAACATGTTCTAtctaaaagtgaaaatattcaAGGTTCATGACAGAAAAAGGTGCGAATATTCAAGTTACACGTAAAATAACAGTAGTTTTTCCATCCCTAATTGCTCTTCTCGCACCCATCTTAATCAAGCTCTTTGCTTCCTAAATGCTCCGCCAAATAAAGTTCGTGTTTGGTTCCAATTCAACAGTTAAAAAGTTACCATTGGGAAAATATCTGGCTTTATACAGCTTAGTAACAAGAGATTTTTTATTAGTAATCAAGCGCCATCCTTGTTTCCCCAAAAACGCCATATTATAGTCCCTCAGATTGTAAAAACCAATACCCCCAGCATCCTTGTGACGACTTAGTTTTTGCCAACTCATCCAACTAACACCTTTTGTATGTGAATTAGATTGTGATTTCCACCAGAATTTAGCCATCAACCCCTCGAGAGAAGAACATATTTCCTTCGTAAGAAGGAACACACTCATAGCATAGCTTGGAAAAGATTGAGTAATAGATTTTAGTAATAACTCTTTTCCTGCTTTAGAAAGAAACCTGGTTCCCAACTgagaattttctttttcatcttttcctttagaaATCCCAAACTAGCATTCTTACTTCGACCCATAGTACGCGGTAAACCCAAGTAAGAGCTATGCTCAGAAGCAGCTGGCATCCCTAGTAAGTTGCAAATGTGAACACGATCACCAGCTTTAGTATTATTACTAAAGAACATAAAAGATTTTGCAAAATTCACCTTTTGCCCATATGCATGCTCATGGATAGCTAAAAGATTAAGGACATTAGCAGCTTCTATATCATTGgctttataataaatataactatCATCAGCAAATAACATGTGAGAAATAGTAGgagctgttggaatttattttactaggatcttagatctactcacaagtatgtttattaacaccctaaatatgaactttctaaaacgatgaaataaacacatataaagtttagtaaaccttacattgggtgcagcggaataatatgactcctcccattcagatatctagcccttgattcctttctgtagcagagcattatcaatatctgaacctggatctctttctctgaatctttgatgctgaaacctccttcttgctgaaagtctttcttcacgatcttcctcactatgattgaggtatcacttgctgtgtgtgggcactactcatacactaagaatttcgaaatctcaatgaggaagagagagagagtgggttcggccaaagatagggagagagaaggctcagttttttctgaatgaaaaagtagaaaatttaagtgtaattttcctgaagccttcactatctatttatagcattccactagggttaggtttgaattatttggcattaaaataatgaaaatatcagtttaaatttcctacaaaagtggtcggccctatacaagtggatttgggcctcactttttgcaattttgcagttttatcttttctgcatctgattttctcaaaaacgccaattttctaattcaaccatttaaatgccaattctaactatttaataactataaataattattaaataatattgtcatttatcatatttattaattgaaccatacaaagtatcataattaacaaatatgcccctataactctttctttacaatttcgtccttacttagtgaaaaattcacaaatagacatagtctaatttgcgaattataattgattaatcaaaaccaattatatgagtcttacaagcaatattatctcaactagtggggggaccatgggtctatataaccgagcttccaataagtagatcaagaatttagcactaaaattcactaacttattaattcttcgttgaatccacgcatagaacttagaattgcactctcagtatatagaatgttctatatgttccaccatatagaagcatcatcagttatccattgttataatcctaatgtgatcaatgatcctctatatgaatgatctacactgtaaagggattaaattaccgttacaccctacaatgtatttattccttaaaacacttgaccccgtataaatgatatttcagcttatgtggaaatgagtactccaccatttatgttcgtttggtcaagctcgaaggagatcatcctttgcttactattcgccagatagaagctatagattccatgtttatgctagcgctcccactcaattgcactaccgtgttcccaaaatgtacgtatcaccctgacctaaaagtaggcttaactaacaaatcaaagaacacgaatagcctctcgagattgagcctaatcatatcaggattaagatcatttgatctaggatcaactaggcgatattgacttgaatagatattacagtaagtttaattaaatctaagtcaaagttcaatatcggtcccttctgatgcatactccatgcatccaacctgagctttactttaaccaatgctctggaaagaacatagcacttctccaaatgcaagtaaactctgttgtagattatcatatcagtaaaaccctgtgtctgataaatttaggaaactttattcacatagtcatgtttactttccaaggtgttgacagcacaataaataggatcaagtatgtgaaaagggtttcagatgaattcatacattatgtacatataatcatgaaataaatcatgtgaaccatgcaacattaaatgttatttatgatctatattaataagtaaatttgattatattgaaatgagttttatttagggcataaaacccaacaggaacaCCTTTTGCCACACGATACCCCATTAACCATCGACTCTGCACGAACCTCGTAACCAATGATGAGAACCCCTCAACACAGATAAGAAAGAGATAGGGGGACAATAAATCCCCCTGACGAATACCTCTACTAGGAGTATTTGGCCCAAAAACATGGCCCCCATGAGTGATCCTGTATGTAACTATGGAAACACAATGTATTATCAATGATACTATTTTCCTATGAAAACCCATATGCAACATCACATGCTCAAGAAAAATCCCACTCCACCCTATCGTACACTTTACTCATATCAAGCTTTAAAGCCATATGCCCTTCCTTGCCCATCCTCTTCCTCTTAAGGTAGCGCATTATCTCAAATGAGATCATAACATTGTCTAATATCAAACACCTTGATAGGGAGGCGCCCTGAGTATCCGAGATAACAAGAAGTGCCATCATGTGTCTCATTGCATCGAAATCGATTGTTCTACCAGTGAGAAACTTTCCCACCAAACACCATATATCATCAAAAGCTTGATTCTCCTCCCCTTGATCACTAGTAATTAAGACTCCCTCCTCTTCCTCTTCTAGTTGAACTGTGCATATCTATCCACCAAGTCACCACCATGGTGACTGCTTGAAGCCATAATAGAAAGGAAAACAAACCAGTAACATCGATATACTCTCAAAatatgtcaaaagacaagacctTTCTTATTACATTTTAATAGCTACTTTCTCTGCCACTTATTCCACACCACCAGCTTAGCCTTTTTGAAGCACTTGTACTGAAAACCAATACGTCATAGAattaacattattattaattctaatataAATCATAAAATATTTGCACACATATTATTTCTCAAATATGTCACATATTATTACTCaactaataattttaaaaaataagtacaaaataaaattgacaATAGCTtgttttacttaaaaaaatatatgttagtacgatttttattttaagataACATATGCCATAGTAAATAGTAAAAGTAGTTCTATCAAAAAATAAAGAGCATTGTTATTTAGTATTATGGTGCCCAACATCTTATAGATGTGGCGCGTTGTTAGTGGCTAATAGATTTCTATATAATTTATCAAATCAAAATATGTGAGACCTAATATTAAATTGCACGGTATGCCACCTCTTATGGTACTTGACACCTTAAATTATCTCTTAATATTtgttaaaaacaaataaataaattgctgttgaaaataaataactaaataaaaatacaatttactttactaatttaaaatattattttaatagatcatatacaataataaaattatattgggTCGGttgctaattttattaaattttttactcaaggtttttttttttttttttttttttttttttcaatgaagACGTATAACCATAGGATATCAAAaagggaaattttaaaaaatatgcataaaatatcctaatttttttttttctaaatccaTAATACCCCATATTCCCCATAATACCCCTCTCATTTgaaatcccaaacccaaaccgcctcctctctcttcctctcgcCCAAACCCACGGTGAACCCATCCCGAACCCATCAATTTAAACCCACGGTGACAGTGCCCCCTACTATCGACGATGGACCCAATCTCAAACCGGCTGTGACAGCTCCCCCTTGCTCGCGATTTGGACCTGTGATTTTCGTCGGGCCCCATGTAGTCCGATGCAGGCCCGATGCTCATGCGAATGGGTTGGAGAAGACGAAgatccgatgggtccgatggggacTCGATGGGGTCCGATGTTTGTGTTAGAAATTATATTTCTCATTGGGTCCGATGGCACCCGATACTGGGTCCGATGGGGCCTGATGGTGTTGagtgatttttcaaaaaaaatgtgTTTGGTCCGATGGTTCTGATGGTGGGTCCGATGGGGCCCGATGCCTATGTGTTGTTATCTTTTTTTTGGTGTGTTGGGTCTGATGGGCCAATGGTGGGGGTCGGCTGCGTGGACGGTGGGGGCGGTCGGGTGTGGGCGGCTTGCGTGGACGGGTGTGGGCGGTCTCCGTTTGTGTCCAGTGTGAGTACGGTTGAGGGTAtgcgagagaaagagagaaagagaggggaaAGAGAGAGGGGGCAGTTTGGGTTTGAGATTTCAAATAAGAGGGGTATTATGAGAAATAAATACGGTAATGTGGTCATATATGAGAAATATGAGGTATTAtagatttagaaaaaaatatttaaagtattttatgcatattttttcaaatttccctataaaaaattattgagGTTTGACATCTCTCAAAAATAATTTACCATGGGGTTGGTCTTGGGGGCCAGAAGTTTATCTAGAGAAGGCTCTTTGCAACCTCATATTGTTGAGGCCATTGGTATCAAGGAAGCTCTCTCTTGGAGTAAAGCAAATGGATGGTCACATGTTATTGTTGAGTCGGATTGTTTAAGGGTCATTAATGATTTGTAAAAGTTCAAAAATATGGCTCCTCGTTATGACCATATTCTTTACGATTGTATGACTTTGGTTGCTaattttgatgttgtttcttttatttttgctaaGCGGTCTGCTAATAAGGTTGCGCATGCCTTAGCGCGATCTTCTCTTTCTGAGGCTGACCGTACTTTTAGTAGGGACTCTTTACTTTTGTTATTGCATCCGTAGTTTTAAATgatttagtttaatgaaatttaatcattattttaaaaaaaaatttacaataaaataaaacatttttataaaattttaaagtataaataaaaattttcaattaataataaataaatctcaacaACCCTAATGACGAGAGCGGTTAGTGAGAGGGCGCGTGGGAGAGTGTTTTTGGTTGGTGACGGTATAGGCTTGGCCGCTTGGGCTTTTAAAGGAAatcaaagaataaaaaaatattaatcatcaaaaaagaaaaatctcaaCAACCCTAAAGAGTAAAGACAAGAGCAGTGAGTATGAGTGAGAAAGAGTGCGCGTGGGTGAGGTTTTTTTGGTTTTGAGTAGGTGACGGTAGTGACGTGTAACTTTAATCAGTGTGCCCATTTCCTGTTGTAGGTAAATTATTAGTTACTATAAATACCTCTTCAAAGAACCACTCTTAAGCTGCCTGTCTTCTATTCTAACCtcaatctcttcttcttcttcgatcTCTCTCGCTAAGCTCTTAAGCTAAGCTCTAATGGCGAACGAGGGAATTCTTCTTGGTATGGGAAATCCTCTTCTCGACATTTCTGCCGTCGTCCCTGAGGAATTTCTGAAAAAGTAAGTAGCATCTCCTAAATCTTGTTTCAGGTTTTTCTTCTGTTTAGTTGCTGAGAAAATGCACAGATTAGGGAAATTTTATAGCTCAGGATATGAATCTTGTTTGATTTAGTAAGGGATAATATtgcattgttagatttttttccTTCATTTTCTTTGAGCAACCAAACTACTGTTAATGTTAGTTCTGATCTGAGATCCGGTCTCGCTATCTTAAAAATGTTTTGATCTGGTATTGAAAAGATTGTTTTCTGACGTGTAATATATGAAATTATTATTTGCGTTTGTAATATTGAGTAGATCTAAATGCTTTATGGATGAAATGGTGTATTTGTTAGGTCTCTGGATCTTTTTGAGAAGCTGAAGAAATGTTGAATAAGATAGATCTAAAGAAATTGCTTGTTGCATAATGCTTTTTTACTTTAAgatttcttttttcttgttCATTAAGTCAGATATCAAACTGGTTTATTGTCACTTGCCTTATGATACTTAATTCATTTTTGTTTACAGATATGACGTCAAGCCAAACAATGCTATTCTTGCTGAGGATAAGCACTTGCCCATGTAAGTTTTCTAGTTGTTTATTTCTCAGTTCATATATAATTTTCCCTGCTGCATTTGCCACTTAtcatttttcctttttgcaTTTACAAATTATCCTTAGCTATAGATATCCTGGAATCAAATACAAAgattgtatgtgtatatatattttaaataatactgGTTTTCTGGTAAATCATTTAAGAGACAGCTCTCTGGAGAGATATTAAATGAGATGAATCAGAGTTTACAAATTTCTTTATGCAATGTGATTGTTTATGCAAGTATTATTTTGTGTAGTTAACTTGGTCATACTGAAATACtttcatttttttcaatatcaATTGCGAAGGTATGATGAACTGGCCAACGAATATGATGTGGAGTTTATTGCTGGAGgtaatttttcatttatatgTTGAACTATATTAggtttttattgattttaatgTGGGTCTTCAAGATATTGATAGCTCGGTTTATCTTATTGTTTTGGTTTTAGGTGCTACACAAAATTCAATAAAAGTTGCCCAGGTTTGCTCAATGATTCATATAACTATGttgttattttgagtttttcaTATCATTTGTTGTTTCTCATTTGTTATGGTGTGCTTCTCCAGTGGATGCTCCAAATTCCTGGTGCAACTAGTTACATGGGAAGTATtggaaaggataagtttggagAGGAGATGAAGAAAAATTGCAAACAAGCTGGTGTTAATGTAAGTtcctcttcatcttgcactaCTTTATTCCGCCCAGTCCAATTTTTCATATTGCTGGATGAGTGAGGGAAGTGTTTCTACTAatttaaaaatgtaaacaggTGCACTATTATGAAGATGAAACTGCACCTACCGGAACTTGTGCTGTCTGTGTTCTTGGTGGTGAGAGGTCAGTTTAACATCTTCTGTGTACCAAGAAATTTCTCTTTTGTGTTGTAATTAGTAATGAATATTTCTTGCTACATGTTTTTCATTCAAATTTATTGTTTGTTGAGGCATTTCAGCTCCTATGAATTTACCAATACATGGACAGTTATATTTGCAAACGAGAAAAAAAGAAGTAAATTGGTTTTAAGAGGTTATTTTTCTCCTCATCTCATctgaaagaaaaaacaaaaatcttGTGATTTTAGACTTTTAGTCATACATGCGGAACTTTCATTGTTTTGTAAGAAAGTTGATATCATTGAATACTTCTCTTTTACTGGGCAAATTTTCCCATTGCGGATTTTAATCTTCCTTAATTTAGATTTGGAGTTGTTAATAGTGGGCTTCAGTTTTCTGTGTTAAATCATTTAACTATGTGTCTTTCCTTTTCTTGTGCacattgtaaattatttgaaatactGATTGTGTTTTTGTCGGCATAAATCAATTTTGTCTGGTCAAGTGCTCTTCCGTTGCTCCTTCCCTGCATTCTTACTTAAATTTTAAGTCTTCAAGTTCTATGTGTCTACTGAGCACACTCATAGgcatctctatttttttttttttttaaattcttgtTGCTGGCTGacattgtttttaatttcttcAAATGAACAATTATACAGGTCACTTATTGCGAACTTGTCAGCTGCAAATTGTTACAAAACTGAACATCTGAAGCAACCAGAAAACTGGGCCCTAGGTAATATGCTTGCCATGTTGATCTTCTTGTTTTTTCTTAACCTCACATCCTAATTGTCATCTTACTTCAATTTGCAACTTGATCAGTGGAAAAGGCCAAATATTACTACATTGCTGGGTTTTTCCTCACTGTGTCTCCAGAATCCATTCAACTTGTTGCTGCGCATGCAGCTGCAAACAACAAGGTAACAGCTATGAAGTAAATTCTTGGATGTCTACTATTgtattgtaaattttaaaatttagtaaaTTCATATTGATTCCTTGCATTCTGCAGGTCTTCACAATGAACCTGTCTGCTCCATTTATTTGTGAATTCTTCAAAGATGCACAGGAGAAGGCTTTGCCGTAAGTCTCCCTCTTTCTTTGgttgttttcttttattttactcATCAATAACGGTATATTGTCTTATGACTCTAGGTACGTGGATTACGTTTTTGGAAATGAGACTGAAGCAAGAACGTTTGCAAGGGTTCATGGCTGGGAGGTAATGTTTACTATGTTTCTATGCTTTTGATAATATATTGAACTGCTTGGTTTGTCCATTAGTCACTTAATTGAATTTTCTCTTGTACTCAGACTGAAAATGTTGAAGAGATTGCTGTCAAGATTTCCCAATTGCCCAAGCAATCAGGTACACACAAGAGGACAACTGTCATTACCCAAGGTGCAGATCCTGTTGTAGTTGCTGAGGATGGGAAGGTCAAATTGTTCCCTGTTATTTTGTTACCCAAGGAGAAGCTTGTTGACACCAATGGAGCAGGTGTTAAATCTTTTCCCATCTTTTCATTCAACAATAATATTGATTTTTCCACTGACcctatcttttattttatgatGGTTATCATTCTCTATGAATGTAAATTACAAGTGTTGTCGGTATTTCTTTAGCATTAGAGTAATACACTCACCATATTATGTTTCCTTGTGTGAAAGTAACTAGATATTGCTATGATTTATCATATTCTAGAATGGATATCATCCAAGTCCAGTCTTGACTAAAATGCTTTTGTTTTTTGTTGGCAGGGGATGCATTTGTTGGTGGATTTTTGTCACAGTTAGTTAAGGAGAAGCCAATTGAAGATTGTGTGAAAGCTGGGTGTTATGCAGCAAATGTTATCATCCAGAGGTCAGGATGCACATACCCTGAAAAGCCAGATTTCGAATAGGTTCATTTTTTGTTGGACCGGAAGAGTTCTGTTTCCTCTGTACTTAGCAGAGGATCCTATTATTATGCTTATATTGTTGCCTCCTGATTATAATTGTGATAGCCTGctttatgtttctcaaaaaTCCAATTATATGGTAGAGGGGTTTATTTGTTTTGGATGTTATTATTGTTTGTGATGATACTTATTCGAAATGGATGAGAAGAATATCCACTCCAATTTTTCTAGAAGATATACATTGGTTTTCGTTGTTTTAGTTTTAATGTATGGGAGAAGGTGAAAGAAAAGAAGCCTTTGGTTCACACCATTACTAAATTTTTGGTGGTATGTTCATCTTTTTTTCATTTTGGTGTTGCCCCGTTGTGTTTTTTGGACTAAAATGTTCAAATAATCTCGTATTGTTTAATAATAAACTCCTTTAAACATGATTTTATTATGGTACATGTAAACACTggtattttgagaaaatagaatatATTTATACACAATTCAAGGGAAGCTATTCTAGAAAAATAAGAGAATAATGGAAGCTAATTAGTTCTAATTCCTAGTTATTTATACAGCTAACATACATATCTAACACTTACTCAAGTTGGAGCATTTGATTAATTATACTTACAAAACCTTAAAAAATTTTCCCTCAATTTTTAATACCCAATATTTATAGGATAGGCTAACAATTATGTTAACCCCAAAATGCCTTCCCTATTTACATCTCTTCCCTCTTTCATTCTTTCTGTCTATTGCCCGAGTACTCCTCCACCACCACAAA is a window from the Cannabis sativa cultivar Pink pepper isolate KNU-18-1 chromosome 1, ASM2916894v1, whole genome shotgun sequence genome containing:
- the LOC115705417 gene encoding adenosine kinase 2; amino-acid sequence: MANEGILLGMGNPLLDISAVVPEEFLKKYDVKPNNAILAEDKHLPMYDELANEYDVEFIAGGATQNSIKVAQWMLQIPGATSYMGSIGKDKFGEEMKKNCKQAGVNVHYYEDETAPTGTCAVCVLGGERSLIANLSAANCYKTEHLKQPENWALVEKAKYYYIAGFFLTVSPESIQLVAAHAAANNKVFTMNLSAPFICEFFKDAQEKALPYVDYVFGNETEARTFARVHGWETENVEEIAVKISQLPKQSGTHKRTTVITQGADPVVVAEDGKVKLFPVILLPKEKLVDTNGAGDAFVGGFLSQLVKEKPIEDCVKAGCYAANVIIQRSGCTYPEKPDFE